The Fusarium oxysporum Fo47 chromosome II, complete sequence genome includes a region encoding these proteins:
- a CDS encoding glycosyl hydrolases family 11-domain-containing protein, with product MVHFTSVFAGLSLVAGSLAAPSKEGLFSKITKRAGTPNSSGTNNGFYYSWWSDGGADATYTNGEGGSYSMEWKDGGNVVGGKGWSPGKARTISYEGEYKPNGNSYLSVYGWTRNPLVEYYIVESFGTYNPSSGATKKGTVEADGSTYDIFETTRTNAPSIDGTQTFQQYWSVRQQHRSTGSVDTGLHFDAWEKAGMKLGTHDYQILATEGYFSSGSSHMTVSEGASSGGGAGGSTGGDVSQVGDSQQGGDAQQGGNGQQGGNGNTFQQPGI from the exons ATGGTTCACTTCACTTCCGTCTTCGCTGGGCTGTCGCTCGTAGCTGGTTCTCTTGCCGCGCCCTCCAAAGAAGgtctcttctccaagattACCAAGCGGGCTGGTACTCCCAACAGTTCCGGTACTAACAACGGATTCTACTACTCTTGG TGGAGTGATGGCGGTGCCGATGCCACTTACACCAACGGTGAGGGAGGTTCTTACTCCATGGAGTGGAAGGATGGCGGCAACGTCGTCGGTGGTAAGGGTTGGTCTCCTGGAAAGGCCCG AACCATCTCGTACGAGGGAGAGTACAAGCCCAACGGCAACAGCTACCTCTCCGTCTATGGCTGGACCCGAAACCCTCTCGTCGAGTACTACATAGTCGAGTCCTTCGGTACCTACAACCCCTCCAGCGGTGCTACCAAGAAGGGTACCGTTGAGGCTGATGGCAGCACCTACGACATCTTCGAGACCACTCGCACCAACGCCCCTTCAATCGACGGTACTCAGACCTTCCAGCAGTACTGGTCTGTTCGCCAGCAGCACCGCTCTACTGGCAGCGTCGACACTGGTCTTCATTTCGATGCCTGGGAGAAGGCCGGCATGAAGCTCGGTACCCACGACTACCAGATTCTCGCTACTGAGGGTTATTTCAGCAGCGGATCGTCCCACATGACCGTCTCTGAGGGTGCTTcttctggtggtggtgccGGTGGCTCTACTGGTGGTGATGTTTCCCAGGTCGGTGATTCTCAGCAAGGTGGTGACGCCCAGCAGGGCGGAAACGGTCAGCAAGGTGGCAATGGAAACACTTTCCAGCAGCCTGGCA TCTAA